A region of the Pseudarthrobacter oxydans genome:
GCCGTCGTCGTCCTCCGGATTCAGCACCTCTTCATCCTCACCGGACCAGAGGCCGACGGCGATCGGGGCGCCGGGCGCGGCGACCCGCACCAGCTCGGCCAGGACGGCATCGATGTCGCTGGCGGGGATGTGCAGCAGCGTGCTCATGGTCCACAGGGCAGCGAAGGCGCCGCTGGGGAACGGCAGGGCCCGGACGCTGGCCACCGAGACGTCAAGGCCCCGCGCCCTGGCCCGGCGGACCTGCCCTTCGGCGAGGTCCACGCCCGTGTAGTGGATGCCGGCCTCAACGAACTTCAGGCCGTCGAGCCCGGTCCCGGTCCCCACTTCCAGGACGGAATGCCGCCCTTCGGACTTCAGCAGGGCAATAAAGCGGTCGCGTTGCTCCACACGGCTATGCGACGGCGGGTAGTCAGCCCCGGAGGCTGCACGGCGGTTGTAGAAGTCGGCGAGGCGCCGCTCGGCATCCGTAGTGGCCGGATCCATCCCGCCTCCCCGCCTTCTTTAAGACGGCCGTCAGTTAAAGACGACGGTCCGGTTGCCGTCCAGGAGCACGCGGTGCTCTGCGTGCCACTGCACCGCCTGGACCAGGGTGCGGCCCTCCACGTCCCTGCCCATCTGCACGAACTGTTCCGGCGTCCGCGCGTGGTCCACCCGGATGACTTCCTGCTCGATGATGGGACCCTCGTCCAGCGCCGCTGTCACGTAGTGGGCGGTGGCGCCGATGAGCTTCACACCGCGGGCATGCGCCTGGTGGTAGGGCTTGGCACCCTTGAAGGACGGCAGGAAGGAGTGGTGGATGTTGATGGCCTTGCCGGTCAGCTCCGTGCAGAGCTCATCGGAGAGGATCTGCATGTAACGGGCCAGGACGGTCAGCTCGATGTCGTGCTCGGCCATGATGGCGCGGAGTTTGTCCTCCGCCTGGGCCTTGGTGTCCGGGGTGACCGGGATGTAGTGGAACGGGATGCCGTAGAACTCAGCGAGCCCGGCAAGGTCCTGGTGGTTGGAAACGATGGCGGGGATCTCGATGGGCAGCGTCCCGGAGCGCTGCTGGAACAGGAGGTCGTTGAGGCAGTGGGCAGAGGTACTGGCCATGACCAGGGTGCGCACTTTCTGGCCCACGGTGTTGAGGCTCCACTGCATCCCGAACGCCTCGGCCACCGGCTCAAGGGCAGCGCGCAGCTCGGACTTGGCCGCCGCCGTCGTCACCTCTACCCGCATGAAGAAGTTGCCCGTGGCAGGGCTGCCGTACTGCTGCGAATCCGTAATATTGCAGCCCGCCACCAGCAGGGCGCCGGCCACCGCGTGGACAATTCCGGGGCGGTCCGGGCAGGACAGGGTAACTACGTAGGCTTGGTTCAGCTGCTCTTCACTCACGCGTACAAGCCTACCCGCGCTGCGGCGCCCGGGTTTGGTACGCTGAGAGGGTCGCAA
Encoded here:
- a CDS encoding class I SAM-dependent methyltransferase; its protein translation is MDPATTDAERRLADFYNRRAASGADYPPSHSRVEQRDRFIALLKSEGRHSVLEVGTGTGLDGLKFVEAGIHYTGVDLAEGQVRRARARGLDVSVASVRALPFPSGAFAALWTMSTLLHIPASDIDAVLAELVRVAAPGAPIAVGLWSGEDEEVLNPEDDDGEPRFFSRRSDATVREVFGRHGRVEDFVTWPEGTGAESGPGAGHWTQHYQFLVLRTPHRR
- the purU gene encoding formyltetrahydrofolate deformylase → MSEEQLNQAYVVTLSCPDRPGIVHAVAGALLVAGCNITDSQQYGSPATGNFFMRVEVTTAAAKSELRAALEPVAEAFGMQWSLNTVGQKVRTLVMASTSAHCLNDLLFQQRSGTLPIEIPAIVSNHQDLAGLAEFYGIPFHYIPVTPDTKAQAEDKLRAIMAEHDIELTVLARYMQILSDELCTELTGKAINIHHSFLPSFKGAKPYHQAHARGVKLIGATAHYVTAALDEGPIIEQEVIRVDHARTPEQFVQMGRDVEGRTLVQAVQWHAEHRVLLDGNRTVVFN